The Rhodocytophaga rosea genome has a segment encoding these proteins:
- a CDS encoding DUF1573 domain-containing protein yields MKFNYFILFLLVIALVPVSYGQAVLTFSKTSHDFGQVKEGVQATQEFEFTNTGKSPLIISNVSASCGCTTPFWTKDPVLPGKKGKVTASYNSNGRPGMFNKSITVVSNAEPATLVLTIQGSVISKDQMPAPTAAEIASSPVLALNKNSHNFGKLEKGQTAKTTFVVHNTGKSDLQIQRLQSACACVNYTVSKNSIAPGEQATLELTYRPRNLEQQNEAVSLTSNDLKNPVISLTLQAQVVESLSSQSVLKEQKPAVPFKQ; encoded by the coding sequence ATGAAATTCAACTATTTTATTCTTTTTTTGCTTGTTATTGCCCTGGTGCCTGTTTCTTATGGGCAGGCTGTGCTCACTTTCAGTAAAACCAGCCATGACTTTGGCCAGGTGAAAGAAGGGGTGCAGGCTACGCAAGAGTTTGAATTTACCAATACCGGTAAATCGCCGCTGATCATCTCCAACGTAAGTGCTTCCTGCGGCTGTACCACCCCTTTCTGGACTAAAGATCCTGTATTGCCTGGTAAAAAAGGAAAAGTAACGGCTTCTTATAACAGCAACGGACGGCCAGGCATGTTTAACAAATCTATTACAGTCGTAAGTAATGCCGAACCTGCTACACTCGTTCTGACTATTCAGGGGAGTGTGATTAGCAAAGACCAGATGCCTGCCCCAACTGCGGCAGAAATTGCCAGTTCACCAGTACTGGCTCTGAATAAAAACAGCCATAATTTCGGCAAACTGGAAAAAGGACAAACAGCCAAAACTACTTTTGTCGTGCACAATACCGGCAAAAGTGATTTGCAGATTCAACGCTTACAAAGCGCCTGTGCTTGTGTGAACTATACTGTTAGTAAAAATTCCATTGCTCCTGGTGAACAGGCTACGTTGGAATTAACCTACAGACCCAGAAATCTTGAACAGCAAAATGAGGCCGTTAGCCTTACTTCCAATGATCTGAAAAATCCGGTGATAAGCCTAACTTTGCAAGCACAGGTGGTAGAAAGCCTTTCTTCACAGAGTGTGTTAAAGGAGCAGAAACCAGCGGTACCATTTAAACAATAG
- a CDS encoding alpha-ketoacid dehydrogenase subunit alpha/beta, translating into MITNEISPHTTFTRQEVLNDYRIACESRQASLMGRKEVFMGKAKFGIFGDGKEVAQLAMAKVFREGDIRSGYYRDQTFMFAIGELTLQQYFAQLYAHTDIEADPATAGRMMNGHYSTRSIDEQGKWKDLTKIKNSTTDISPTAGQMPRLVGLAYASKLYKHNPDLHYLTQFSNQGNEVAFGTIGNASTSEGMFFESVNAAGVLQIPMFISIWDDEYGISVPAEYQTTKGDISKILAGFQRTEEEAGFEIFRVNGWDYAGLCEVYVQAARVCRDEHVPVLVHVLEMTQPQGHSTSGSHERYKSKERLAWEHEHDCIKKMRQWMLENGFATAEELEAIEVKSKETVRIAKNTAWIAFMESMRADYESALHLLETAANESALYKTEITNIRELLVRTINPIRADAVVAVKKALRILRTESVQVKAQLQTWVKNAIAFNFQNYSSHLYSESAESALHVKAVKAVYKEDSPLLDGREVLKACFDDMLARDPRVFAIGEDVGKIGDVNQAFAGLQDKYGELRVTDTGIREVTIIGQGIGAALRGLRPIAEIQYLDYLIYALITLSDDLATLQYRTRGGQKAPVIIRTRGHRLEGVWHSGSPMSMILGSMRGIYVLVPRNMTQAAGFYNTMLQSDDAALIIECLNGYRLKEKLPANIGEFCVPLGIPEILREGTDVTIVTYGSMCRIVMEAAQQLERIGIYCEVIDVQTLLPFDIHHSIVQSVKRTSRVVFTDEDVPGGSTAFMMQKVLEEQDAYRWLDTKPRTIPAKEHRPAYATDGDYFSKPNTEDIFDVVYEMMHESDPAQFPAIY; encoded by the coding sequence GTGATAACAAACGAAATTTCTCCTCATACCACTTTTACCCGGCAGGAAGTCCTCAACGACTATCGCATTGCCTGCGAAAGCCGGCAGGCCAGCCTGATGGGACGTAAAGAAGTGTTTATGGGGAAAGCAAAGTTTGGCATTTTCGGCGATGGAAAGGAAGTAGCCCAGCTGGCAATGGCAAAGGTATTCAGAGAAGGAGATATCCGCTCCGGATATTACCGTGACCAGACATTTATGTTTGCTATCGGAGAACTTACTCTCCAGCAGTATTTTGCCCAGTTGTATGCACATACCGATATTGAGGCAGACCCGGCTACAGCCGGACGTATGATGAACGGGCATTATTCCACCAGAAGCATAGATGAGCAGGGAAAATGGAAAGACCTTACAAAGATTAAAAACTCTACTACTGATATATCTCCTACTGCCGGTCAAATGCCCAGGCTAGTAGGCCTGGCATACGCATCAAAGCTTTATAAGCATAATCCTGATTTACACTACCTCACTCAATTTTCCAATCAGGGCAATGAAGTTGCTTTTGGCACTATTGGGAATGCCTCTACCTCCGAAGGAATGTTTTTTGAATCGGTCAATGCAGCCGGAGTATTACAGATACCTATGTTTATTTCTATCTGGGATGATGAGTATGGGATCTCTGTTCCGGCGGAATACCAGACAACCAAAGGAGATATTTCCAAAATACTGGCAGGCTTTCAGCGCACTGAAGAGGAAGCAGGCTTTGAAATTTTCCGTGTAAATGGATGGGATTATGCAGGATTGTGTGAAGTTTATGTACAAGCTGCCCGTGTCTGCCGGGATGAGCATGTACCGGTATTGGTACATGTACTGGAAATGACCCAGCCCCAGGGGCATTCTACTTCTGGTTCACACGAGCGCTACAAATCCAAGGAACGGCTAGCCTGGGAACATGAGCATGACTGTATCAAAAAGATGCGGCAATGGATGCTGGAAAATGGTTTTGCAACCGCTGAAGAACTGGAAGCCATAGAAGTAAAATCTAAAGAGACAGTTAGAATTGCTAAGAATACAGCCTGGATTGCTTTTATGGAATCTATGCGCGCAGATTATGAAAGCGCCTTACATTTACTGGAAACAGCTGCCAATGAGAGCGCCCTGTACAAAACTGAAATTACCAATATCAGAGAATTACTGGTCAGAACGATTAACCCCATCCGTGCCGATGCTGTGGTGGCTGTTAAAAAAGCATTACGTATCCTGCGTACGGAGTCTGTTCAGGTAAAAGCTCAATTACAAACCTGGGTAAAGAATGCGATAGCCTTTAACTTTCAGAATTATAGTTCGCATCTCTACAGTGAATCTGCTGAATCTGCCCTGCATGTAAAAGCAGTAAAAGCGGTTTATAAAGAAGATAGCCCGTTGCTGGATGGCCGCGAAGTGCTAAAGGCTTGTTTCGATGACATGCTGGCCCGGGACCCCCGTGTGTTTGCTATTGGAGAAGATGTTGGAAAAATAGGAGACGTAAACCAAGCTTTTGCAGGCTTGCAGGATAAATATGGCGAACTCCGAGTAACAGATACTGGCATCCGGGAGGTTACCATTATAGGCCAGGGAATTGGCGCAGCTTTACGGGGCTTACGGCCAATTGCCGAAATCCAGTATCTGGATTACCTCATTTATGCCCTTATTACCTTGTCTGATGATCTGGCTACTTTGCAATACCGCACCAGAGGCGGGCAAAAAGCACCAGTCATTATCCGCACCAGAGGCCACCGGCTGGAAGGCGTATGGCATTCCGGCTCGCCTATGAGCATGATCCTGGGAAGTATGCGGGGCATATATGTACTGGTACCTCGTAATATGACACAAGCGGCCGGCTTTTATAATACCATGCTACAATCCGATGATGCAGCATTGATCATAGAATGTTTGAATGGATACCGCTTAAAAGAAAAATTACCGGCCAATATTGGTGAATTTTGTGTACCGCTGGGTATACCAGAAATACTCCGGGAAGGGACAGATGTTACGATTGTTACCTATGGCTCCATGTGCCGCATTGTAATGGAAGCAGCCCAGCAACTCGAACGAATTGGTATTTACTGCGAAGTGATTGATGTACAAACGTTGCTTCCCTTCGATATTCATCATTCCATTGTTCAGTCGGTGAAGCGCACCAGCCGGGTTGTATTTACCGATGAAGATGTGCCCGGAGGTTCTACTGCTTTTATGATGCAGAAAGTACTGGAAGAACAAGATGCCTACCGCTGGCTGGATACCAAACCACGCACTATTCCGGCCAAAGAACACCGTCCTGCGTATGCTACGGATGGCGATTATTTCTCCAAGCCTAATACAGAAGACATTTTCGATGTGGTGTATGAAATGATGCACGAATCTGACCCTGCGCAATTTCCTGCTATTTATTAA
- a CDS encoding histone deacetylase family protein produces MLKVAWSPVYAHPLPEGHRFPMEKYNLLPEQLLYEGTLQQENFFEPPPIEDQYILNTHESTYWDKLRNQQLTPAEIRKTGFPLSPQLVFREVVIMNGTVQAALFALEYGVSMNIAGGTHHAFTNRGEGFCLLNDIAIAANYLLEKKLAARILIVDLDVHQGNGTAQIFQDKAEVFTFSMHGASNYPMHKEISDLDVALPDGITDAAYLKALDTHLPALIEQEVPDFIFYQSGVDILNTDKLGRLSVSLAGCRERDRKVLELCKRHHIPVAASMGGGYSERIADIVEAHANTFRLAQEIYF; encoded by the coding sequence ATGTTGAAAGTAGCCTGGTCACCAGTATATGCTCACCCTTTGCCTGAGGGCCACCGTTTTCCTATGGAAAAGTATAATTTGCTTCCTGAGCAGTTATTATATGAAGGCACTTTACAGCAGGAGAATTTTTTTGAGCCGCCGCCAATTGAAGACCAATATATTCTCAATACCCATGAGTCAACCTACTGGGACAAACTCCGCAACCAGCAACTCACTCCAGCTGAGATCCGAAAGACTGGTTTTCCACTTTCGCCTCAGTTAGTATTCCGCGAAGTAGTAATTATGAATGGAACGGTACAGGCCGCTCTATTTGCACTGGAATATGGTGTTTCTATGAACATTGCCGGAGGTACACATCATGCCTTTACTAATAGGGGAGAAGGCTTTTGTCTGCTGAACGACATTGCCATAGCTGCCAATTACCTGCTCGAAAAGAAACTAGCTGCCAGAATATTGATTGTAGACCTGGATGTACACCAGGGAAATGGTACTGCCCAAATTTTCCAGGATAAAGCGGAAGTATTCACCTTTAGTATGCATGGAGCCAGTAATTATCCCATGCACAAAGAAATATCTGACCTGGATGTAGCCTTGCCGGATGGAATAACCGATGCAGCCTATTTGAAGGCGCTTGATACTCATTTACCTGCTTTAATTGAGCAAGAGGTACCAGATTTTATATTTTACCAGTCGGGGGTAGATATACTGAATACGGATAAGCTGGGTAGATTATCGGTAAGTCTGGCTGGCTGCCGGGAGCGAGACCGGAAAGTGCTGGAACTGTGTAAAAGGCATCATATTCCGGTAGCAGCCAGTATGGGTGGAGGCTACTCTGAACGGATTGCTGATATTGTAGAAGCGCATGCAAATACATTCCGGCTTGCCCAGGAAATCTATTTTTGA
- a CDS encoding methylglyoxal synthase translates to MKKLAVIAHDGKKAEMVAFLKDHWHLLHQASLVATGTTGGYVERAGLSVEKKLSGPLGGDAQIAAMVAEKQLDAVIFFRDPLGKHPHEPDVQMLMRLCDLHEIPLATNPATARYLVLGMFE, encoded by the coding sequence ATGAAGAAACTAGCAGTAATTGCCCACGATGGGAAAAAAGCAGAAATGGTAGCCTTTTTAAAAGACCACTGGCACTTACTGCACCAGGCTTCATTGGTGGCCACTGGCACTACCGGCGGATATGTAGAAAGAGCCGGGCTATCCGTAGAAAAAAAGCTTTCTGGTCCGCTGGGCGGTGATGCACAGATTGCGGCAATGGTGGCTGAAAAGCAATTGGATGCGGTTATTTTCTTCCGCGACCCCCTGGGAAAACATCCGCATGAACCAGATGTACAAATGCTTATGCGCCTGTGCGACCTACACGAAATTCCACTCGCTACGAATCCGGCTACAGCCAGGTATCTGGTTCTGGGTATGTTTGAGTAA
- a CDS encoding GAF domain-containing hybrid sensor histidine kinase/response regulator, which translates to MNQEMDGLEFPVPADEKERIETLKSCNILDTLPEEDYDAITKLAAYICQVPMATVSFIDTNRQWFKSRVGFELEQTPRKYAFCKYTIMEDQIMEVQDSQQDIRFADNPLVTGKPYIRFYAGAPLIMPDGHKLGTLCVIDTVPKKLSPEQKEALRTLAKEIIAQLILRKQKMILEREKELVEQSLKIKEQFLANMSHEIRTPMNGIMGLTNLLLETPLNQEQKEYLQFIQSCTDNLLVIINDILDFSKIESGKINFESIPFDIQVVMSALTGLFKNKIEEKGLTLEITIDRNLPPMFTGDPYRLTQILNNLIGNAIKFTETGYISVKVEKTAQTAEDVLTIMFTVEDSGIGIPAEKISTIFESFTQADNDTTRKYGGTGLGLAITKRLVEQQGGEIWVNSIPGKGSSFQFKLPFKVNQQVVKRSLPPVSEHALPNKKIRVLIAEDNRVNQMITSKVLKDHGYEGVIASDGKQAIEQLQHNNFDIVLMDIQMPEMDGYQAIKYIRQHMAEKKTIPIIALTAHAIKEEIEKCFFAGVNDYVSKPFSPGELIRKIENWVATSHE; encoded by the coding sequence ATGAACCAAGAGATGGACGGACTGGAATTTCCTGTCCCTGCGGATGAAAAAGAACGCATAGAAACACTTAAAAGTTGTAATATACTCGATACGCTACCAGAAGAAGACTATGATGCCATTACAAAACTGGCGGCTTATATCTGCCAGGTACCCATGGCTACAGTTAGTTTTATTGATACAAACCGGCAGTGGTTTAAATCAAGAGTTGGTTTTGAATTAGAACAGACTCCTCGCAAATATGCGTTTTGTAAATATACCATTATGGAAGATCAGATAATGGAAGTGCAGGATTCTCAGCAGGATATCCGTTTTGCTGATAACCCGCTGGTTACTGGTAAGCCTTATATCCGATTTTATGCCGGTGCTCCGCTGATTATGCCGGATGGACATAAACTAGGTACGCTGTGTGTAATTGATACAGTTCCGAAAAAACTCAGCCCGGAACAAAAAGAAGCTTTACGCACTTTGGCTAAGGAAATAATAGCACAGCTCATATTGCGTAAACAAAAAATGATACTTGAGCGGGAGAAAGAACTAGTAGAGCAATCTCTAAAAATTAAAGAACAGTTTCTGGCCAATATGAGCCATGAAATCCGTACGCCCATGAATGGCATTATGGGTCTGACTAACCTGTTGCTGGAAACACCTTTGAACCAGGAACAAAAAGAGTACCTGCAATTTATACAAAGTTGTACAGACAATTTACTCGTGATTATTAATGATATACTCGATTTTTCAAAAATAGAATCCGGTAAGATTAATTTTGAGAGTATCCCTTTTGATATTCAGGTAGTAATGTCTGCGCTGACAGGTTTGTTTAAAAACAAAATTGAGGAGAAGGGCCTTACCCTGGAAATAACTATTGACAGAAATTTGCCTCCGATGTTTACCGGAGATCCATACCGGCTTACCCAAATCCTCAATAACTTAATTGGAAATGCGATTAAATTCACCGAAACTGGCTACATCAGCGTAAAGGTTGAAAAGACTGCCCAGACTGCTGAGGATGTACTTACGATTATGTTTACTGTTGAAGACAGTGGAATTGGTATTCCAGCCGAAAAAATCTCCACTATTTTTGAGAGCTTTACACAAGCCGACAATGATACTACCCGCAAATATGGAGGTACTGGCCTAGGATTGGCTATTACCAAACGCCTGGTTGAACAACAGGGAGGGGAAATATGGGTGAATAGTATACCTGGAAAAGGCTCTTCATTTCAGTTCAAATTGCCATTTAAAGTAAACCAGCAGGTAGTTAAAAGATCTTTACCTCCTGTGAGCGAGCATGCGCTACCAAATAAAAAAATAAGAGTGCTTATTGCCGAGGATAATCGTGTCAATCAGATGATTACTTCAAAAGTGCTAAAAGATCATGGATATGAGGGCGTAATTGCCTCCGATGGAAAACAAGCGATAGAACAGCTTCAGCACAACAACTTTGATATTGTATTGATGGATATTCAGATGCCGGAAATGGATGGCTACCAGGCCATTAAATATATCAGACAGCATATGGCTGAGAAAAAAACAATTCCGATAATCGCCTTAACTGCACATGCGATTAAAGAAGAAATAGAAAAGTGTTTTTTTGCAGGTGTCAACGATTATGTATCCAAGCCTTTTTCTCCTGGAGAACTCATCAGAAAAATTGAAAATTGGGTAGCAACTTCTCACGAATAA
- a CDS encoding PAS domain-containing sensor histidine kinase, protein MTLSNTNLPLISDNLKAFAAFLQQNCMDELIAENFKLIRQVNLPLLALFAHLSEQELQAMSRKSFEEYFEQIQNNRLIEATQANLNEWKAGRLPGISKENVQVSDLVLGYSIRKRIMLQFMPRFTSDVAMAVQILSELEHLYSQIEQYAFQLYIDIQQEELHRKNEFLHSIIENSVDGISAYDKDMRVLEWSPELEKRNGIKKEAIIGKSILDVFPDYINSEEYKLLGRVFKGEKVHFADRPYKYKAGWYEAFNIPLYNKNNEVSSYVSILRDISERKAAEQKLKEQQDELRSLNEELQAQKEELEAGNEELQENLTQLEEIQEALALNELRLREAQSIAQLGSWEYNLNTSQIYWSDEMKRIFGMDETEPAPDFETYFTYVHPDDRQLIRNLIEKSIQTFIPYQYEHRIIRPDAGIRWIYTQGECILEHEGRNKKLRATCYDITGRKGAEIELEKLNKELEQRVAERTEELSKSEERYRIFLNQSSEGIGRFELEEIGGVDISLPIEKQLALYFQYGYLSECNDALAQMYGFSQAEEITGVSLGTFLPPDNPVNVTYLSNFITSGYRLEDAGSEEIDKDGKPKYFLNNLIGIVEGGRLLRVWCTQRDITDEKMAKEALRRSEEQLRLVTDAVPILITYIDKDHRYRFNNKAYQEWFGLEPESIYGKHMQEVLGKDAYYSLVPYVDKVLQGERVHFETKVSYKHIGNRFITGDYIPHWEGKKVAGLYAVVSDISKQKTIEEALQKALQESYEQNRALERINTDMDNFIYVASHDLRSPVVNLEGIITRFQKQLPASSASEQTLLRFAGEAVSRLKQTISDLTEISRVQREIDTDFESVSFPEIFQEVSMDIDTLIAESRAVIHTDFRVESMPYARKNLRSIIYNLLSNAIKYRSENKIIEIFASTYETEHDIVLIIQDNGLGIPEKQKYKLFTMFKRLHTHVEGSGIGLYILKRIVENYGGRVQVESQEGQGSAFTIFFRKS, encoded by the coding sequence ATGACTCTTTCTAATACCAATCTGCCTCTTATCTCTGACAACCTGAAGGCTTTTGCGGCATTTTTGCAGCAAAACTGTATGGATGAATTAATTGCAGAGAATTTTAAGCTGATCCGGCAGGTGAATTTACCTTTACTGGCCTTGTTTGCACATTTGAGTGAACAGGAACTACAGGCAATGTCCAGAAAAAGCTTTGAAGAGTATTTTGAACAAATTCAAAACAATCGGCTCATAGAGGCTACCCAGGCAAACCTTAACGAGTGGAAAGCAGGCCGGCTTCCGGGTATTTCGAAGGAAAATGTACAAGTATCAGATCTGGTGCTCGGATATAGCATCAGGAAACGGATTATGCTCCAATTTATGCCACGGTTCACTTCTGACGTAGCAATGGCGGTTCAGATTTTATCGGAACTTGAACACTTATACAGTCAGATTGAGCAATATGCTTTCCAGTTATATATAGACATTCAGCAGGAAGAACTGCACCGGAAGAATGAATTCCTTCACTCAATTATCGAAAACAGCGTAGATGGTATTTCGGCCTATGACAAAGATATGCGGGTACTGGAATGGAGTCCGGAACTGGAAAAACGCAATGGAATTAAAAAGGAAGCTATTATCGGCAAAAGCATATTAGATGTTTTTCCAGATTACATCAATTCTGAAGAATATAAACTTCTCGGAAGAGTATTCAAAGGCGAAAAAGTGCATTTCGCCGACAGGCCCTATAAATATAAAGCAGGCTGGTACGAAGCTTTTAATATTCCCCTCTATAATAAAAATAATGAAGTGAGCAGTTATGTGAGTATTCTACGGGATATTTCGGAACGGAAGGCAGCAGAACAGAAGTTAAAAGAGCAGCAAGATGAATTACGTAGCTTAAACGAAGAATTGCAGGCCCAGAAGGAAGAACTGGAAGCAGGCAATGAAGAATTACAGGAAAACCTTACCCAACTGGAGGAAATACAGGAAGCGCTTGCTTTAAATGAATTGCGGCTTAGAGAAGCACAAAGTATTGCGCAGCTGGGCAGCTGGGAATATAATCTGAACACCAGTCAGATATACTGGTCGGATGAGATGAAACGCATTTTTGGGATGGATGAAACAGAGCCAGCGCCCGACTTTGAGACATATTTCACCTATGTACATCCGGATGACCGGCAGTTGATTAGAAATCTGATTGAAAAGTCTATTCAGACATTCATTCCTTACCAGTACGAACACCGCATCATCCGCCCGGATGCAGGTATCCGGTGGATCTATACACAAGGAGAGTGTATATTGGAACATGAAGGAAGAAATAAAAAACTAAGGGCAACCTGTTATGATATTACCGGCCGCAAGGGAGCAGAAATTGAACTTGAGAAATTAAATAAGGAACTGGAACAACGGGTGGCAGAACGCACCGAAGAACTCAGCAAAAGTGAAGAGCGTTACCGGATTTTCCTTAATCAGAGTTCGGAAGGTATAGGAAGATTTGAACTGGAAGAGATCGGTGGGGTTGACATTTCCTTGCCTATAGAGAAGCAACTGGCGCTTTACTTTCAGTACGGATATTTATCAGAATGTAATGATGCACTCGCCCAGATGTATGGCTTTTCACAAGCGGAAGAAATCACCGGAGTTTCTCTGGGTACTTTCCTTCCACCTGATAATCCGGTAAACGTAACCTACTTAAGTAATTTTATCACTTCCGGATACCGCCTTGAAGATGCCGGATCAGAGGAGATTGATAAAGATGGCAAACCCAAATATTTTCTCAATAATCTGATTGGCATTGTTGAAGGGGGCAGGCTGTTGCGGGTATGGTGTACGCAGCGGGATATTACTGATGAAAAAATGGCTAAAGAAGCCTTGCGTAGAAGTGAAGAACAACTCCGCCTGGTGACAGATGCCGTACCCATACTCATCACCTATATCGATAAAGATCACAGGTATCGCTTTAATAACAAAGCGTATCAGGAGTGGTTTGGACTGGAACCTGAATCCATTTATGGCAAACATATGCAGGAGGTATTAGGGAAGGATGCTTACTATTCTTTAGTGCCTTATGTAGATAAGGTATTACAAGGTGAAAGGGTGCACTTTGAAACAAAAGTTTCCTACAAACATATTGGCAACCGTTTTATAACAGGCGATTATATTCCACATTGGGAAGGAAAAAAAGTGGCTGGTCTTTATGCAGTTGTCTCCGATATTTCCAAGCAGAAAACCATTGAAGAAGCCTTGCAGAAAGCCCTGCAGGAAAGTTATGAGCAAAACCGGGCACTGGAGCGTATCAATACAGATATGGATAACTTTATATATGTAGCCTCTCACGACCTGCGTTCACCAGTGGTAAATCTGGAAGGAATCATTACACGGTTTCAAAAACAACTGCCGGCATCCTCAGCGAGCGAACAAACCCTGCTCAGATTTGCTGGGGAGGCGGTAAGCCGGCTAAAACAGACGATAAGTGATTTAACAGAAATTTCGAGGGTACAACGGGAAATAGATACTGATTTTGAAAGTGTTTCTTTTCCGGAAATATTCCAGGAAGTAAGTATGGACATTGATACTTTAATTGCAGAATCCAGAGCCGTGATTCATACAGATTTTCGGGTAGAAAGTATGCCATATGCCCGGAAAAACCTGCGAAGCATTATCTATAATCTGCTTTCCAATGCCATCAAATATCGTTCAGAGAATAAAATCATAGAAATTTTTGCTTCCACCTATGAAACTGAACATGACATTGTTCTCATTATTCAAGACAACGGATTAGGTATACCCGAGAAACAAAAATACAAATTGTTCACCATGTTTAAGCGCTTACACACCCATGTGGAAGGCAGCGGAATTGGTTTATATATTCTGAAAAGGATTGTCGAAAATTATGGTGGACGTGTTCAGGTAGAAAGCCAGGAGGGGCAAGGTTCTGCTTTTACTATCTTTTTTAGAAAATCTTAG
- a CDS encoding LuxE/PaaK family acyltransferase: MSGSFLQHFKHTLFSTNSGNFEQKALELFRYQAEHNPVYRRYLSHLPFSAQQVQSIYQIPFLPIELFKSQRVVTGNPEIQVIFESSGTSGQTPSRHYVADPLFYKQVSQHMFERLYKPLKECHLFALLPSYLERKNSSLVYMVSHFIQQSQSPYSGFFLHQNDALIDKLISLRNHSGQVILLGVTFALLDLAEAYAGTDLSHVILMETGGMKGRREELLREELHEELQKAFKVPAIHAEYGMTELLSQAYSTGGGAFQTPPWMRILIRDVNDPFHIYQHSRSGGINIIDLANVDSCAFIETKDIGILSADGTFRVLGRFDNSDIRGCNLLVS, from the coding sequence GTGTCAGGGTCTTTTTTGCAACATTTCAAACATACGCTCTTTTCTACAAATTCAGGTAATTTTGAACAGAAAGCATTAGAACTGTTCCGTTATCAGGCTGAACACAATCCGGTATACCGGCGCTATCTTTCTCACCTTCCTTTTTCAGCTCAGCAGGTACAATCTATCTATCAAATTCCTTTTCTACCCATAGAGCTATTTAAAAGCCAGCGGGTGGTAACCGGCAATCCGGAAATCCAGGTTATTTTCGAGAGCAGCGGCACTTCCGGACAAACGCCCAGCCGACATTATGTAGCAGATCCCCTGTTCTACAAACAAGTGAGCCAGCACATGTTTGAACGATTGTATAAACCATTGAAAGAGTGCCATCTGTTTGCCTTGCTTCCCTCCTATCTGGAACGTAAAAACTCCTCTCTGGTGTATATGGTTTCGCATTTTATTCAGCAAAGTCAGTCTCCGTATTCAGGCTTTTTTCTGCACCAGAACGACGCATTAATAGATAAGCTAATCTCCTTACGCAACCATAGCGGTCAGGTAATATTACTGGGTGTAACCTTTGCTCTGCTTGACCTGGCAGAAGCCTATGCAGGAACAGATTTATCACATGTTATTCTGATGGAAACTGGAGGAATGAAAGGGCGGAGAGAAGAATTATTACGGGAAGAATTACATGAGGAATTGCAAAAAGCATTTAAAGTACCTGCTATTCACGCAGAGTATGGCATGACAGAACTACTTTCACAAGCGTATTCTACTGGCGGAGGCGCCTTTCAAACGCCTCCCTGGATGCGCATCCTGATTCGGGACGTAAACGATCCTTTTCATATCTACCAGCATTCCCGCAGTGGCGGAATCAATATTATTGATCTGGCAAATGTAGATTCATGTGCCTTTATTGAAACGAAAGATATTGGTATTCTTTCAGCAGATGGCACCTTTAGGGTATTAGGCCGATTCGATAATTCGGATATCCGGGGATGTAATTTGCTGGTAAGTTAA